DNA sequence from the Terriglobales bacterium genome:
ACCAAAGAAGGCCACGGCAAGCTGATGGGCTTCGGGCACCGCGTCTACAAGAACTACGATCCCCGCGCCCGCATCCTCAAGCAGACTGCGGAAGAGGTCTTCAAGGTGACGGGACGCAATCCCAAGCTCGACATCGCCCTGGAGCTGGAGCGCATCGCGCTGGAGGACGAGTACTTCATCAGCCGTAAGCTCTATCCCAACGTCGACTTCTACAGCGGCATCATCTACCAGGCCATGGGCTTCAAACCGGAGATGTTCACGGTGCTGTTCGCCATCCCCCGCACCGCGGGCTGGCTGGCCCAGTGGCAGGAGATGCTGGAGGACGGGGAGCAGAAGATCGCGCGCCCGCGCCAGGTCTATCTCGGCCACGAATTGCGCCACGTGACCGCCTGGCAGAAGCGCATCAAGGGGAAGACCACCTCGGCTGCCTGAGGAAGTCCTCTCTGGCAAGGCTCGGGGCGCTCCGGGGAAGCGGAGCGCCCCTTTTTCTTGAGTCCAGCGGACTCCGGGATGCCGGATACAATGGCGGCTCCCAAAAGCAGGCCATTCTGGACAAAACCATCGCGGCAAGCGCAATATCGGTAGCGCGAACGACGTGCCCCATCCTGACCCCGTGGAAAACGTCCTCGAAGTCAACCAGCTTTCTGTGCGGTTCGGCGGCACCCAGGTCTTGTCGGACCTGAGCCTCCAGGTCCCCCGGGGCAGCTCCCTGGCCATCATCGGGCCCAACGGCGCGGGCAAGACCGTTCTCTTCCGGGCGCTGATCGGAGCGATTCCCTTCCAGGGCGACCTGCGGTGGTCGCCCGGGGTGCGCATCGGCTACGTCCCGCAAAAACTCGACCTGGAGCGCGACATTCCCATCACCGGGGTGGACTTCCTGCGGGCGCGCGCGGCCCTGGCGGGCGCGCCGGCGGCGAATGTCACCGGCATTCTGAGCTCGGTGGGGGTCTCCCAGGCCATCGCCCGGCAGCCCATCGGCACCATGTCCGGGGGGCAGTTCCAGCGCTTGCTGGTCGCCTTTGCTCTGGTCGGGGATCCCAACGTGCTTCTCCTGGACGAACCCACGGCGGGCGTGGACGAGCCCGGGCAAGAGCGCCTGAACGAGCTGGTCCATCGCCTGCAGGAGGACCGCGGGCTGACCGTGCTCTTCATCTCCCACGAGCTGTCGGTGGTCTACCGCTACGCCACCAACGTGCTCTGCTTGAGCCGGGCTCTGGCCTTTTTTGGAGCGCCGCGGGCCATCCTCACGCCCGAGCTGCTCGACCAGGTCTATGGCGCCCACATGGAGTATCACGTCCATGACGAGTGAACTGCTGCTCTTGTCGGTGGCCATGGCGGTGGCGGCCGGGCTGATGGGCTGCTTCGCCGTGATGCGACGGATGGCGCTGGCCGCCGACCCCCTCTCCCACGTGGCCCTGCCCGGCATCGGGGTGGCGCTCGCTCTCCACATTCACCCCATCTTCGGGGCGGTGGCCATGCTGTTCTTCGGGGCCCTGCTGGTGTGGGCGCTGGAAGACCGGGCGCGGGCAACCACGGAAACCGTTATCGGCGTGGTGTTCTCCGCCGCCCTCGCCATCGGCAGCCTGATGACCTCGGGGGAGAACCTCATCGAGGCGCTCTTCGGTGGGGCAGGCGCGCTGAAGTGGCCGGAGATGGTCTTCGGCCTGGCGGCCGCGGGCGCCATCGTGCTCTTCGTGGTGGCCCGCCGGAACAGCTTGATCGTGATGCTGGTCTCGCCCGACGTGGCCCGCACCGCCGGCATCAACGTCCGCCATCTCAATCTGCTCTACCTGCAGATGTTCGCACTCACCATCGCGCTGGGGTTGCGCTACCTGGGCGTGCTGCTGATGGGGGCGCTGATCATCATCCCGGCCGCCACCGCCAAGCGCCTGGCCCGCAGCCTGGGCGGCATGCTGGGGCTGGCAGTCGGCTTCTCGGTCTTCGCCACCGTGCTGGGCACATGCCTCGCCCTGTGGCTCCACCGCGAGACCGGACCGCTGATCGTGAGCGTCGCCGCCGGCGTCTTCCTGCTCAGCCTGGCGCGGCAGCAACCCTGAAGCCGGCGGCCGGCGCTACTGGCTGGCCGCCGGCGACACCTCCACCGCGGGCACGTTGTTCTTCTTCATCAGCTCGTTGAGCGCGGGGACGTCCTCGCTCACGATCGCCTTCCACTTGGCCAGTTGTTCGTCGAGCTGCTTGCTCAGCATCTCGAAGACCTCGTACTGCTGCCGCGCGGGCGCGGTGTCGGCCAGCCCCACGCTGAAGGTCAGCGTGTAGAACTGTTCGTTGAGCATGGTGGGATAGTTCAGATTGCCCTCCGAACTCTTCATT
Encoded proteins:
- a CDS encoding citrate/2-methylcitrate synthase, with protein sequence MISWVHSLSSASVGSSQADPYMATAAAAAALAGPLHGGANEEVLRMLDEIGSKDNVPAYIKKTKEGHGKLMGFGHRVYKNYDPRARILKQTAEEVFKVTGRNPKLDIALELERIALEDEYFISRKLYPNVDFYSGIIYQAMGFKPEMFTVLFAIPRTAGWLAQWQEMLEDGEQKIARPRQVYLGHELRHVTAWQKRIKGKTTSAA
- a CDS encoding metal ABC transporter ATP-binding protein codes for the protein MENVLEVNQLSVRFGGTQVLSDLSLQVPRGSSLAIIGPNGAGKTVLFRALIGAIPFQGDLRWSPGVRIGYVPQKLDLERDIPITGVDFLRARAALAGAPAANVTGILSSVGVSQAIARQPIGTMSGGQFQRLLVAFALVGDPNVLLLDEPTAGVDEPGQERLNELVHRLQEDRGLTVLFISHELSVVYRYATNVLCLSRALAFFGAPRAILTPELLDQVYGAHMEYHVHDE
- a CDS encoding metal ABC transporter permease; this translates as MTSELLLLSVAMAVAAGLMGCFAVMRRMALAADPLSHVALPGIGVALALHIHPIFGAVAMLFFGALLVWALEDRARATTETVIGVVFSAALAIGSLMTSGENLIEALFGGAGALKWPEMVFGLAAAGAIVLFVVARRNSLIVMLVSPDVARTAGINVRHLNLLYLQMFALTIALGLRYLGVLLMGALIIIPAATAKRLARSLGGMLGLAVGFSVFATVLGTCLALWLHRETGPLIVSVAAGVFLLSLARQQP